The genomic window GCTCTGAGTTTAATATCTGATCTGAATTATGGACAGGGTTCAATGACCAGAGCTGAACTTGAGTAAATCTAAGTGTGAGGGAAAGACTGGTTTGTGTTCTTATGTAACGCTGGACGTTGGACTTCTTTTATTTTACGGTGAAGTGAAAGGTCCATAGTGTCGCATCGTCTGCCTGTTACGCAACGGAAGAGAAGTGTTTGGTGGTGGTACAAAAGTAAATCTGCATAGCAAAATGttctggagagagagagaaaaaaaaaaagtccttctaGTTTTCCTTCAGACTCCAGTAGATGGATGTGAGTCAGTTCCTTCGTCCTGCTCTGGGACTCATTCTGCTGCTTCCTGCCTTTGTGTGCTCAGTTCTTGTGCGCTGTTTTGCATAGATCCGAGAGGTGTAGTGGTACAGTAGCTCATGCAGTGGGGGCCGgggtgggatgggatgggatgggggggggtggggtcagATGTACATGTTGGCCAGGTTCTGGACGTCGTTCTGGGTGAACTCGGCGCTCTCTACGGCCGACAGATGCTCGAACAGCTGAGTCATGCGGCGGCGCTCGTCCTTCTCCAGCAGCATCAGCGAGACCTGCAGACACAGCAGACTGGTGGTTAGACCGGgggggcaaacatacggcccgtgagccaaaaccagcccgcaaaaagggtccaatccagcccatgggatcaatttgtgaaatgtaaagtgacctctgaactaaaatgaggatGTTGaaatttagttcaggggtcacatacagtacAGTTCCATGTCAGGTGGGTCGGACCAGCAGATCCATCAAAATAACctcttcatatttttttcattttctctttagtAGCTCACTGGCAGACAGACGGCGCTGTGTTAGTCATCGTCTTCGGATTATTACAAATGTGCCTTTTGAGGATTGaggtatttatttcgaacatgagtgtcaaacagaagaaaataaataaacaaaacacttaaacataagacatataatacatattcgaaaaggagtgagaagaagtacaacttataaactcccaccccttctccttatataattaataataataaccttcctcgtctaatcatatctatgcactatgccataatatgactgagacttactagtaaataattaggtttctggctttatattattatgaacaaatataatatgatttacataaacacattatacaataacacatatatataaatacatattcatacacagatatatacacacatatacacctacatatatacacacacacatacacacctatacatacatttacacacacttaccacatacttggacatctttatcacacccagtgatccccaagccctccctcatccctgtacctctgaaaaattgtgtctttgtgccgtcacttataatggtccatattttgatggtttataacataaatggttacagatatcaatatagttactattgagcactgatagaagtaggggtgtaagaaaataatgGTTctgcgatatattgcgatattttatttcacaatactgtatcggtattaaaaagtactgtattgatacttttaggtatttattcaaatgcagatattgtggaggttcatttttgtttttcttttttgtttatattttattattatttaacactcttttattaaataatgttagttcctttgttgggattgcacaaaaatactgttctgatgttagttacgaactaatagaatatgaacatttgaacgggatcttaaactgtaatgtctgtaaaacagaatttaagttttaacacaggaaaatttagtGATATAGCGATATAGATTAGTgatattagatcctgttctgatcaaataaaattgtgtttagtatttgtgcatatttctgctgtaattcaactctttaaggaaataatcatctaaaataaaagaaacaaacaaaaaattgcctttttaacagtatcatgatatatcgtattgtgatcctagtattgtgatttgtattgtatcgccaaattcttgccaaaaCACACCCCTAGACAGAAGTCATATTTGGATTTTGAtttaatgagttgagttctccttcaGTTGAAGTGCCAACCACTTCTATTGAGAGACTGATCATCCCGACCACAGGACTcttaacacagagacagaacctgacagacAAAGTCAACCTGgtactgattcttgatagaacatgcatCAGTCctattttttatactaaaacatagagaaaagtttggagttgacatcatttgtAAGTTACTCTTCTAATATtttagtctgacccacttcagatcatactggacaAATGAGTTTGATGTCCCTGGTTTACACCCACAAAATTTCAGTGAAAGGGAAACAATGGACACATTATTCCCAGGGTTCCTGCtggtttttaagacctttttaagactacttagaacaaaatttaatgcccatttctgcactgatcagccttggcagaggtctgcggtctccgagtgcttctagtttcagttTAGGCCAAATCAGAAGTGAACATGAATCATATTCTGTAGGATTTTACTACAGGTAACAAACCCCTCTGCACCTTTTAATTATTCTAGGTTTCTAAGAAAGTTGTCTAGTTTTATTCTTATGTGCAGGGTTCATAcgagtgcttgaaatccttgaaaatgcttgaatttcagtgttgtgttttcatggtctggaaagtgcttgaattttagttgaagtgcttgaaagtgcttgcatttctaactgtgatgtgatttatgttatttagttattttcaaTAGTAACTTTGCCAAgttagatggcaagccaaagctacttacagagaggtggtaCATTCTAAAAACGAAAACTTTATGACAAAAAAGTAAATTagcgggtgttctcaggtcgactccaggtacatttttatcttaatctttgtcttggtgcgagtgtgtctgaagaacgccacgTGGCTTCCTTTTTTTTGGCATAAaactttaatttctttctttcctttctttaattttctttaatttctaaactttttgctattctgaaacataattttagatctttatagcataatacaatgcgcatcattgtgataaaaagtgacaaaaataaccgtgagtatatgtattcctgtagattttaccccagcgataaggtgctgtgctggaaaatgttgagaatgacccttaaaagtgcttgaaaagtgcttgaatttgatcaGGAAAAAAATGCATGAATCCTGTATGTGCAGCTCTGTTAACATATAAAATCTACAGTCAGTATCACCAGACAATTGGATAGTTACTGAGGTAAAACTTCTGTACTATATTCTTTGTTCAACTGGTAGCGGTTTTCACTAAAATCCAAAAACACTCAGACTGAACTTTATCTTGTATACAGTGCATATCCTTCTGTTTGCCTGGTTCTAGTCTTGTTTGCAGACTTTCCAGACTCAGAATCCCAGAATAGGAAATGTATAGGTGGAAATATTAAGACAGTTCTTCTTTGCTCGCACTAAGGTCGCATCCTTCATAGATAATCACATGAACAGGTGCATTAGAGCTTCAAAGTTACGCAGAAAAATTTTATCAGGTGTgaatacatttttcattttcttgaacTCAATCTAAAAgagtttatagtgtttttatgaAATCTGTGTGAACTGTTTTTTAAAGGGTGTGAAAAATGTGTGAAATCGCCGAAAAAGTGTGAACGCATTTGCAAAAGAAGACTCCTGCTGGACTGAGAAGTGGTAaattaactgctttttttttttttatcttaacagAACTCAAACAGTTTCTAGTGTGTCTTGTTGTTGGGTCATGTACTGACAGTGGAGGAGTCTGGGATTGAACCTCCAGTGTCTTAACCATCAGGTACAAAGCTACACAGAGGTAttttgtcctctgcagtggacgagagtttcacagttttactaaaGAAAACtatccactgcaaaaaaaaaaaaaaaaaaggatgtaaaaaaaaaaaaaaaaactgttccattgtGCTGCTTCCACCCAAGATGATTatgctacattcacactgcaggtcttaaaGCTTAATtctgtttttctgagtgtttctgtgttttttttagtggCTGTTccaattataatgtaaatgtcagGGTCCCGCCTCCTTTAGCACAGAAGTGTGACGTTTGTGACTTTAATTTGTCACATTTCATCCaacttttagattagattagagcccacaggaaactgaggttccagtagcagcacaacactgaatgtacacataacagaaatactacaagaaaaaTAGTGATAAcagtaactataaaaacagtagtgaagaAAAACAGGCAGTTGTACATTCGAAAGTACAAGtagaaacaacaaataacaacgaagtaataataaaaaataataaataagtgttacaatctatctatctgtctgtctgtctgtctgtctgtctatctgtctgtctgtctgtctgtctctctgtgtgtatCTAGTTTATATCACTCAAATGTGACGTCTGTTCAAACTAAAGTCATAAGTATCTGAttgaggaccacatatgaaagtgggctgggtctgatttgtgctgttcagactgatatgactcacatatgggtaaaaagtCAGTCcacttttacctgcagtctgaatgcaGAGTTATTTAATGCCAAAAAAAGCAGAAACTGTTATTTCCCAGGTGTCAGGTGGATGTAAAAGGAGACTCTTACCGAGAACCTGTCGGCGGTGTGCAGGTGGTTGAGGTGCTCATACACCAGGTTGGGGTTTTTCTGCAGAAGGTGGAAGTCCAGCGCCTCCATGATGAAGCTGATGGTTTGTCCGTCCAGGTGGGTGCTCAGGAACTGAGGCAGCGTCTGCGGATCTGTGGACGCCAGCAGGTCAGCGCACGCCGCCGTGTTCCCGCTGCAGCGCGCGGCGTTCAGAGCTTGGCCGAACTCGTAGGGATTGGTGGGATGGAGGTTGATGGAGATGTCTTCTTCTCTGCAGCTGCTCTGTGACGTTGGAGCCCCTGCCGTTTCCTCATCACCATCAACCTGAGGAACAAGATGATGGAAAAGCTTAAAGTATGTCAAACTACATTTGACCTAAATGACTCTTAGACTTagagacttagacttagacttcctttattgtcattgcacaaaaaaaaaaaaacactcttcaacaattattgaatattagccactggattttgtgtttttcaggtatttttccatgtttaattcactgtctatgtagctgttcattaaagatcagagtaaattcaaaggttattatatcagaacagagaaaactgaaaaaaaagacttTCTCAACAAAATACCGTATAtcataactgaacattaaacaaccATCCACAACGTGTCCATCATAAAGATCTGATGGATGAGTAGTTCAGCTCATTCATGCACTTAAGCTTAAAACATGTGATCTgatctaaaactgtgtttatccttttaagccctgggccatttgtttccagtgggagtCATTTcactgtaacacaaaacaatggattagctgataAGAGAAGCCTCACTCAtttaaaccaagttatgatcagaaaacagcaaaggtaagacaaaacaCATAATGCAaccatttatttttgctttactttgtctcattcagtgagttttaacgGTAGAGAAATAACACTgatactgttggatctgctcagtGTTAGCTTAGAGCTAAAGTTTGTctctggtctgttttattaaattattcatgacatatgctggtctcAGAGTGGTAGATTGGTTTAGAAATTTGACCATTTAGGTGCCTGTttggttgtgttctgttgtctgacaACTGGATTTGTTGAgcatttagctgatgttcttctggtaaCGTGGATGTATAATACGTGTATATTGCTCAAGCATTGCATAgcattgccatggcaacacagatagaACTGTGGGCACTGAGGtgtaataaaaagtcaaaattatgagataaaaagtcataattatgagataaaaagtcaaaattatcaGATAAAAGTcataactatgagataaaaagtcaaaattatcagataaaagtcataattatgagataaaaagtcataattatgagataaaaagtcaaaattatgagataagtcataattatgaggtaaaaagttgaaattataagatacaaagtcataataatgagataaaaagtcataattatgagataaaaagtcataattatgagataaaaagttgaaattacaaGATAAAAATTTGAGGTTATGCTCCCATGGCCAGGAGAAACAGTTCTGAGCGGGGATACATACCTTGGCACAACAGGGGCAACTGGGCTTATTATTAAACTCCTGATTTGTACTTTTAATAACAGTTTCTTTTAATAGTTTTGTCCAGATCTCCCTCATACGTCTGTGACTGGTGCTTCTTCATGTACCTCTGTGATGGGGACGGTCTTCCTGGCTTTGGCCGGTGAAGCGTTGGCGAGGCTTTGTCTGAGCAGTACCGTGACCTCCTGCAGCTCCTTCTCTGCCTCCTGCACATTGGGGTCCTGCTGCAGCACCTCCTGCAGGTCGGCGCTACACGCCAAGTAGTCCTTAGGGACAAACAGACGAGTCAGCTTAAGTGGCATTTAAATGTATCGTGTTGtttaacaaattaaattaaattaaatggtcCTTTAACACACGCCAGCTGTTAAATGTGATCAGACGCCCAGATGGCGTTTGGTGTAATGGGCGACCCGCTCACCTTGAGGCCTTTATTGGCCATGGCTCGTCTGTAGAAGGCTTTCTTATTGGTTGGCTCCATTTTCAGTGCTGCGTCACAGTCCTGTTTGGCCTCACTAAACCTCTCCAGCTTCAAGTAGCACAGAGCTCTGCAACACACAACACGTCTGATTTTTAATTTTGTCACCAGCAGCTAATCTTATTTCACACAAGTATCATGAGTCTGTGATTCATCAACtctgaataaaactgaattatagagcatgaaaaaactaaaataattttatatcaggggtgtcaaacatacggtctgtggaccaaaactggccctccaaagggcaggatgaatttgcaaagagtaGAAATTGACAGTcaagttgtattttattttttgtcagttaaatgctatattttcccattccagatgcctgttattgtatgttttgtgcatttgtagatccactgtaatctgtaacttGTAaggcacatgtaaatgataagctgagacataatattgtcaaaattgcacttatttttcttaagaaatatcaggTCATTTATGGAAGTTCAgcttattaacatttttttgtttaaggatagtttgtaaatgtaaacatttttcatactgtaactgtactttttatactaaaacaatgagaaaaatgtgcattttgtcattatttctaagttattatgctattattttactggttcaatcCACTTCCCATCAGgttgagctgtatgtggcccctgaactaaaatgactttgacacccctgctttatatgcTATATATGAGACATGAGTTACTGTTTAATGCCTTTCCTTTGTTTTTCTGGTCATTTGCTCAGGAGCTTCCTGGCatcagtttgcacatgttttgctGTGTGCTGATCATACACACTCTTTCCATTACACAGctcaaaatacacaaacacacaaaggatATTATTCACAGGTTCCTCTGCTGTGTGGCCAACAACTACTGATCACGCACCTATTGTGAAAAGAACAGAGTGCAGAGGGAATGGAGTTGGACCTGTCGGCTGCACTGAGCTCGATGTGGGTTTCAGACACATGATAACGTGATTATCTGCGACGTAAACGCCACTGAAGCAGGCAGCTGCTCGCTGAACCCAGGCCAGTCTGTTCTGAACAATGGCTGCTAATTTACTGGTACTGACAGACTGACGACGTGTTGAGATCAGAGCTGAAGGCGCTgctggacagaaaacagctggcaAGAATTTATCACGTCTGAAGATTAAGGAATGAGAATCTAAGGGGAGGATGTAGTGAGCAGCGCTGCACGAAAAAGTCATACtgtgattattattgattatttggttTATAAATAAGTCTTAAAGACCTAGACCCGTTTTTGTGACAACTTCTAAATGAAAGTTTCTCTTTCCTAAACAATTCTTTACCAATTATTTGATGCcagtgcattttgtatttttcagtgaaaatcaggtattttcccataattAGTTCACATCCAagttgatgttcataaaatctcagagtaaattcacagcTTATTTTCTCAGAACaaagacaactgaaaaaaaaaaacaaaaaacaaaaaacaaaatatattattaattgaacctaaaaacaagtatctacatccactgtcattgatcaaaccctcataggttttactggtgaattagtgttgtagaaggtgtttccatgtgcactacggagcctctgaacgtccaaatgagtcatatctaatgaccatgaaaagatgacaaactgtattttgcaccaattatttaaatgtattgataagattagtggatcaacaggtattaaggaAAATACACTCATAAATAGATaaattcttctttctttcttttactgacaaatatgatttatttgtcaataaaagtctttgaaacccACATAGTGCTTCTAATTATTCTTCAATGTACCCCAGaaacatgtggattttttttagaACTCAGGCAGCAAATTTTGTGAAAACAGaacttgtgtcattcccaaaacaTTTGACTATGACTGTACTTGTACTCGCGTTGatggttttttgtttgtatgtaaCCATTTCACCATGGTCATGTGACCATAACCATCATATGCTTCACTGCCTCAAAAGATGTGGACTGGCCATCTCTGATTTATAGGTGATGATAATAAGCAAACCATATTATCGTATATTTACTTGTTTATACAAATCCATCTATGTAATGATGTTCCTAAATCTTACACATCGCACCTTTAACCTGGAGCCTCTATCAGTGCAGGGTTAACTATGGTATCAACAAACAGAAAGTGGAAGAAGCCTCGGTGGCGTCAGTGTGTGTTCGTTCTCTAACCTGTTTGTGTAGATAGCACATTCTTGCGGCTTCAGCTTAAGGCATTCGCTGTACTTCCCCACAGCGTTTTCGTACTGTCCCTGCTTCACAGAGTCATTCCCTTCTTGCTTCAGTGCTGCAAAACGGACTTCTGCTTTCCTTTCTGAAAGACATAAAAGTAGAGTTACAGCATATTTGCAACATATTCATATTCTCCCTTCTGACCTCCCGTTTAATTCTCAAAAAGACCATTTACACAGGGGAATATGCCAGTAACATACACCTCAAAGCGACTGAGTTTAAACCCTTGAAATTAATGCTGGGGTGGTTGGATGTGATGCGTGAAAGCCAAGTCAGCAATCAGTCACGGTGTGGACTAAGGGCTAATCAATTTGCTGCAGAGGGTCTTCTGGGAGGAAAACTGTGCCAGCAGGTCTATTCTTTCATTAGAGTTTAAAAATAACAGCTTTAGCACAGCACAGAGGATGGAAAAAGTGCACGGTCAGTGAACAGAGGTGACACATCCTCTTTAGAAAAATGAGGCCTTTAACATCTTGCTATTTTAGGCATAGAGACATAAAGACGGAAGTGGTGTAGTGGCCAAATTTGGGCTTTTCTTTAATTGTTGTTGTGCATGAACAAAGGAAACGACATCAGAGTTATTATAGTTTGGACATTCTCTTCACAGCTTTTCATCATTTTGATCTTTGCCTATTTCTGTGTAGAGGAATTAACTATTATCAGTTTAATCtgggtttagttttagtattagatttagttttttaggtgttttgagCAAAGTATTGATTTGTAGAAGCTGATAAGGGTAGGGCGACAAAACATTAATATGATttatatactttttatttattaaatgtccCATGTTAAATGAGCAAATACAAgtgagaaatgaaaatgaaacagaTTTTACCTGCATTTCTATTTTTTGTTTAGATTGTGTTACAGTTAATGTGGTCATTGGAAGTTTTTGCTTTTGCCCTTTTTCTATCTATAATCACCACTGCAGTCCTAAAATGATATAATAATATGGCATTTCATTTATTGGGACCttttaaaacactcaggaactcTTTATAAGACACCATTagaattagaaataaataaatattttaacaataatgATGCTGTTATGGTCAAGAATAAGTTAATATAGTATAGAAAATGAGAGGAtacaaaatgagagaaaaaaataactgaataaacaaaGATAAAGAGTAACATTAGAGCTTGAATGTTAGTTTGAACAGGTGGGTTTTGAGTCAGTGAAAGACTCTAAACcctgtgttgtgtgtctttgtgtgttttgtctttttctttttcacaacttgcattttttatttcttttttccaaacatatcacatcatcacacatcaaatagTAACATTGGAGCGTTGGTAAATTACCCACCCCTAACCAGAGGGGGTCTTCACATCGATACAGTGACTTTTTATCCCacacacatcaactttgagtatctatgtatataatatatacatacaccataaatatctacacagaagtgtctaatcataatatacacataaaaacataaggcgtgtgatcattgtcttttcagtgtgaatcctcttAGCCTGTAGTCTTTTAAATCTACAGATTCCaggtatttgctccatttcaaaAGATATTTTTCTTTCTTGTCTTGCATCCTATATGACATTCTTTCATACGCCGCCACTTTTCCcacttgtgtgtgttttgtcttttttaacacAAACCTGCGTCTCTGGCAGCCTTCTCTGCTCGGGCCTGAAGGGCCTCCTCGCTGAGTGGCTCCTGTTTGCGATGCTGCTGAGCTGACAGAGGAACCAGGGGGATCTCTGGGAGTTTGTCTCTCCACTCCGCACCGTCCTGTTCAATCAACAGCCGCGTGATTCTGAAGGAGGACGGAGGTCAGTTACATATGGAGTCACATACAACACAGGGGACATATACTACAAGGACAGAtgtgaaagaaaggaaaaaaaaccctcaaacatacagtatgtgtggCAAAAATAGATAGACTTTACAACTAATTCAGGGATGTGGAGATAAATGGGCTACAAGAATCTGATGTTTCTTCATTACATCTTACATTAAAAATGGGCAATGTGGATACAAGAATGTGAATCATTCCCATATCTTCTGGACATTTCCAGAAATTCAGTATAAATGTAGAAATTCAATGGATGCAGATATGCCAAGCTCCATCTACGGAAAAGACTGGCACTAGTGTAAAATCTTTTTTATCCCACACCCTTAAAAAATGGATAGATACAGTTAAGGAGATATGTGTGATGGAAAAGATGATGTTCTTACTGAGATCTATAGGGTTAGGCcttttcaaatggaaaaaaaaagttattacagAAGAGGAGGATGCTACTTTTTGGTCCCTTGGTTAAAACAGCTTCTGAAGAAATTTACTGTAACTGAATTCATATAGTACTTTGCTGATTTTTTGTGGATTATGttatgaaaatgtaaattattgatAAAATGTTAAAAGAAACCTAGACTATTAAGTGTACTTTTACTGCAAACATCTCAGAACTGTTCAGCTTTATGGATGTAGTTTGTCAAATGTTGATAACTATTCAAATGTGAGGTACTTGAATGCAACTTAATACTCCAGGACATCTCAGAGGCCAATGTACTTTTTATTTCACTACattgtctgtctgtttcaggttacAATTTTTCACACTGTTCCTGTCCAATGAAAACCATGTATACTCttacaatttaacccataaagacccaagcatccaggatcgaccaaaaacatctactgatgtaaaatatttaataacttctgaaccactaaacctattaataagtgtaaataattggtgtaaaatacagatattcatcttttcatggtcatcagatatgacccatttggacattcagaggctccgtagttaacgtggaaacactgcAATCTTATACTACtactctacaacattgattcaccagtaaaacccatggagttggatcaatgacagtggatggagacacttggtttatgttcagttaatggtatatttactgaaaaagtcactttttcttcagttttctctgtttttaatataataaccctcaactttaatctgagctttaatgaacatctatgtaatcagtaaattaaatatgggaaaaaaactgattttcactgaaaaaatgcaaaataaagcagttaatattacaataaagggtgataaatcacttaagaaagcttaaatataaaaggaaaaatcatttgggaactgccacagaagtagcgctgggtctttatgggttaagtaaactCTTGGATTCAGTGGAAAATGCAAAGTCAAAGCCC from Sphaeramia orbicularis chromosome 16, fSphaOr1.1, whole genome shotgun sequence includes these protein-coding regions:
- the LOC115435569 gene encoding sperm-associated antigen 1A-like, with the protein product MGNAQKKPHGRGDGGPHSETGNSHHGHHWRGKGGSSDKYKVNHESKEKVANGTGKRGSTASVQADQSSRTSANTGGETVNLDAPCGALPPPLARLKNEGNLFFKNGQFADALEKYSQAIQGYSESGIDSPEDLCILYSNRAACYLKDGNSQDCIQDCTKALELQPYSLKPLLRRAMAYESLERYRKAYVDYKTVLQIDIGVQAAQDSVNRITRLLIEQDGAEWRDKLPEIPLVPLSAQQHRKQEPLSEEALQARAEKAARDAERKAEVRFAALKQEGNDSVKQGQYENAVGKYSECLKLKPQECAIYTNRALCYLKLERFSEAKQDCDAALKMEPTNKKAFYRRAMANKGLKDYLACSADLQEVLQQDPNVQEAEKELQEVTVLLRQSLANASPAKARKTVPITEVDGDEETAGAPTSQSSCREEDISINLHPTNPYEFGQALNAARCSGNTAACADLLASTDPQTLPQFLSTHLDGQTISFIMEALDFHLLQKNPNLVYEHLNHLHTADRFSVSLMLLEKDERRRMTQLFEHLSAVESAEFTQNDVQNLANMYI